A DNA window from Helianthus annuus cultivar XRQ/B chromosome 15, HanXRQr2.0-SUNRISE, whole genome shotgun sequence contains the following coding sequences:
- the LOC110912725 gene encoding heavy metal-associated isoprenylated plant protein 39, which produces MRKVVLKLDILDEKVKQKAMTNVSSLFGVDSVAVDMKDKKLTVIGDVDPVSVVSKLRKICHADIISVGPAKEPEKKKEESGGGDKKKEEEKKKAEALKAAYLAYQQQQQQQYYYQQQQQQQQYYQYNNPPYSYSYSYSYPQQPAAYYQYNNPPAVTPYYTRVVQDENPNSCVIC; this is translated from the exons ATGAGG AAAGTTGTGTTGAAATTGGACATCTTGGATGAGAAAGTCAAGCAAAAGGCCATGACAAATGTCTCCAGTCTCTTCG GTGTGGATTCAGTAGCAGTGGACATGAAAGACAAGAAACTGACAGTAATAGGGGATGTAGATCCAGTGTCAGTTGTGTCAAAACTGAGAAAGATTTGTCATGCAGATATTATATCAGTTGGTCCAGCAAAGGAGCCagagaagaagaaggaagagagtggtggtggtgacaagaagaaagaagaagagaagaagaaagcaGAGGCTTTAAAAGCTGCTTATCTTGcatatcagcagcagcagcaacagcagtaTTATtatcaacagcaacagcaacagcagcagtaTTATCAGTATAATAATCCACCTTACAGTTACAGTTACAGTTACAGTTATCCACAGCAGCCAGCAGCATATTATCAGTATAATAATCCACCTGCTGTCACACCATACTACACTAGAGTGGTTCAGGATGAAAACCCTAATAGTTGTGTTATTTGTTAA